The following are from one region of the Halarcobacter sp. genome:
- a CDS encoding glycosyltransferase family 9 protein: MNLLITRHDKIGDFVVTLPLFKAIKEQYPSTNITALVSKINFNFAKEIDFIDDVILFDKEDLLETKKQIRKRKFDASISAYIDTDLGKLLFLSKIKKRVAPATKIAQLFFNKRVTQRRSKVEKTEWQYNLDLALALFPEIKLEFSKPLLNIESKKEKRVVFHPGFGGSSDGNLILDDYLRLAKSIKDSSYEIVFTFGPDDEKTKEYISKNIDFEAKLLDSKMSLIEFTKYLSATDVFVSTSTGPMHLAGAVNTKTISFFGNTKFASYERWATISEVENQNNFIVPKDYISEVYFKIEKKLKELVNE, encoded by the coding sequence ATGAATTTACTAATAACAAGACATGATAAAATAGGGGACTTTGTTGTAACTTTACCTTTGTTTAAAGCTATTAAAGAGCAATATCCAAGTACAAATATTACAGCTTTAGTTTCAAAGATAAACTTTAATTTTGCAAAAGAGATTGATTTTATTGATGATGTTATTCTTTTTGATAAAGAAGATTTACTTGAAACAAAAAAACAGATAAGAAAAAGAAAATTTGATGCAAGTATCAGTGCCTATATTGATACTGATTTAGGGAAACTTTTATTTTTATCAAAAATCAAAAAAAGAGTAGCTCCAGCTACAAAAATTGCCCAACTTTTTTTTAATAAAAGAGTAACCCAAAGAAGAAGTAAAGTTGAAAAAACAGAATGGCAATACAATCTTGATTTGGCTTTAGCACTTTTCCCTGAAATAAAATTAGAGTTTTCAAAACCTTTATTAAATATTGAAAGCAAAAAAGAAAAAAGGGTTGTATTTCATCCAGGTTTTGGTGGAAGTAGCGATGGAAATTTGATTTTAGATGATTATTTAAGACTTGCTAAAAGTATAAAAGATAGTTCTTATGAGATAGTTTTCACTTTTGGACCAGATGATGAAAAAACAAAAGAGTATATCTCAAAAAATATAGACTTTGAAGCAAAACTTCTAGATTCAAAGATGTCATTAATTGAGTTTACAAAATACCTAAGTGCTACAGATGTTTTTGTTAGTACTTCTACAGGACCCATGCATTTAGCAGGTGCAGTTAATACAAAAACTATCTCATTTTTTGGAAATACAAAATTTGCTAGTTATGAAAGATGGGCAACTATTAGTGAAGTGGAAAATCAAAATAATTTTATTGTTCCAAAAGATTATATCAGTGAGGTTTATTTTAAAATTGAAAAAAAACTAAAAGAGTTAGTTAATGAATAA
- a CDS encoding glycosyltransferase family 2 protein — translation MINIENISLVIIAKNAELTIKNTLESLNAFDDVVLFLNDTSDKTIEIAQQFTNVNIIEGEFTGFGPTKNQAASYAKNDWVLSLDSDEVLAEDFILNLSKLSLDESCVYKILRSNYYKNREVKYCWGKDEIVRLYNRKLTSFNDNQVHEYVLEKDLTVELLSGEVKHYPYSNITDFIIKLDRYSTLFAQDKKGKKKSSPTKAFFNGGFSFFKTYFLKRGFMDGYAGLVIAFSHMATNFYKYIKLYEANKELEK, via the coding sequence ATGATAAATATTGAAAATATTTCCCTAGTAATTATTGCAAAAAATGCAGAATTGACAATAAAAAACACCCTAGAAAGTTTAAACGCATTTGATGATGTGGTTCTTTTTTTAAACGATACTAGTGATAAGACTATAGAAATTGCACAACAATTTACTAATGTAAATATTATTGAGGGTGAGTTCACTGGATTTGGTCCTACAAAAAACCAAGCTGCTTCATATGCTAAGAATGATTGGGTTTTATCACTAGATTCTGATGAGGTATTAGCTGAAGATTTTATTTTAAATTTATCAAAACTCTCTTTAGATGAGAGTTGTGTATATAAGATTTTAAGAAGCAATTATTATAAAAACCGTGAAGTTAAATATTGTTGGGGAAAAGATGAAATAGTTAGACTCTATAACAGAAAACTCACCTCATTTAATGATAATCAAGTACATGAATATGTATTAGAAAAAGATTTAACAGTAGAACTTCTAAGTGGAGAAGTAAAACACTATCCCTATTCAAATATTACAGATTTTATAATAAAGCTTGATAGATACTCAACTTTATTTGCTCAAGATAAAAAAGGGAAGAAAAAATCTTCACCAACAAAGGCTTTTTTCAATGGTGGATTTTCTTTTTTTAAAACATATTTTTTAAAAAGAGGTTTTATGGATGGTTATGCTGGACTTGTAATAGCATTTTCACATATGGCAACCAATTTTTACAAATATATAAAACTTTACGAAGCTAATAAAGAGTTAGAAAAATGA
- a CDS encoding GDSL-type esterase/lipase family protein: MINYKYLMFFIIFTTGLFANTQPKIYFEEYKTKEELLKKLPDNHSYKIAMLGDSITAAAKWKSLLNRNDVLNLGVASDVTDVQINGDSYGLINRIENLDKKFDDVFLMIGVNDFLFQRDVSNVFEKYKNIIEKLEKKGIKPIIQSTLFIRKNNYGFSAEVMNEKIKQLDILLRIYCEKNNLKYLNLNKYLSQNNTLINEYTWDGIHLNQKGYKIWADIIKKKI, translated from the coding sequence ATGATTAATTACAAGTATTTGATGTTTTTTATAATTTTTACAACAGGATTATTTGCAAATACACAACCAAAAATTTATTTTGAAGAGTATAAAACAAAAGAAGAATTACTAAAGAAATTACCAGATAATCATAGTTATAAAATTGCTATGTTAGGAGATTCTATAACAGCTGCTGCTAAATGGAAAAGTTTATTAAATAGAAACGATGTTTTAAATTTAGGTGTTGCTTCAGATGTTACAGATGTACAAATAAATGGTGATTCTTATGGTTTAATTAATAGAATTGAAAATTTAGATAAAAAGTTTGATGATGTTTTTTTAATGATTGGCGTAAATGATTTTTTATTTCAAAGAGATGTTTCTAATGTTTTTGAAAAATACAAAAATATTATTGAAAAACTTGAAAAAAAAGGTATAAAACCTATTATTCAATCAACTCTTTTTATTAGAAAAAATAATTATGGTTTTAGTGCAGAAGTTATGAATGAAAAGATTAAACAACTAGACATACTTTTACGTATTTATTGTGAGAAAAATAATCTTAAATATCTTAATTTAAATAAATACTTATCCCAAAATAATACTTTAATCAATGAATATACTTGGGATGGCATTCATCTAAATCAAAAAGGTTATAAAATTTGGGCAGATATTATTAAAAAGAAGATTTAG
- a CDS encoding glycosyltransferase family 2 protein, with protein sequence MYDVSIITVNYNSSNDTLNMIESVKSKTTLNYEIIVVDNNSSLEEYKKLEVIKNIDNIKLIRSRLNLGFAGGNMLGFKEAKSDYIFFLNNDTLLINGVIDILYKDCKDDDSIGLISPQLFDENANKTTTFRYFPSVAEKFFGKGFANFIATKKRYNNKKEYENIIDVEVVSGASMFFQRECFENIGGFDTDFFLYCEEEDLSKRVSDSGLKVCFEPNAHLIHLCGKSTGRNFKVEREFIISYFRLVDKHFGFIKKNLLKLHIFLKYLFKANKNETNKKLFDFILEKDKQKYSLRNEQKMSDE encoded by the coding sequence ATGTATGATGTGTCAATAATAACTGTTAATTATAATAGCTCAAATGACACCTTAAACATGATAGAAAGTGTTAAAAGTAAAACTACACTAAATTATGAAATTATTGTAGTAGATAATAATTCTTCGCTGGAAGAATATAAAAAATTAGAAGTAATAAAAAATATAGATAATATTAAACTTATTAGAAGCAGATTGAATTTAGGATTTGCTGGCGGAAATATGCTAGGCTTCAAAGAAGCAAAATCTGATTATATATTTTTTTTAAACAACGATACTTTACTTATAAATGGTGTTATAGATATATTATACAAAGATTGTAAAGATGATGATTCTATAGGTTTAATCTCCCCTCAACTTTTTGATGAAAATGCAAATAAAACAACTACATTTAGATATTTTCCAAGTGTAGCAGAAAAATTTTTTGGAAAAGGTTTTGCAAACTTTATAGCTACTAAAAAAAGATATAACAACAAAAAAGAGTATGAAAATATTATTGATGTTGAAGTAGTAAGTGGAGCTTCTATGTTTTTTCAAAGGGAATGTTTTGAAAATATAGGTGGATTTGATACAGATTTTTTCCTTTATTGTGAAGAGGAAGATTTATCAAAAAGAGTTAGTGATTCTGGTTTAAAAGTTTGTTTTGAACCAAATGCACATTTAATACATCTATGTGGGAAAAGTACTGGTAGAAACTTTAAAGTAGAAAGGGAATTTATAATCTCTTATTTTAGATTAGTAGATAAGCATTTTGGATTTATTAAAAAAAATCTACTTAAGTTACATATATTTCTAAAATATCTATTTAAAGCAAATAAGAATGAAACAAATAAAAAACTATTTGATTTCATATTAGAAAAAGATAAACAAAAATATAGTTTGAGAAATGAACAAAAGATGAGTGATGAGTAA
- a CDS encoding glycosyltransferase — MSNYDNITISVIVSVYKDTEALDLILHSLLNQTIDDFEIIISEDCQSTEMQTYLEKYKDNKRITHLYQEDKGWQKNIALNKAVRQAKGEYLIFIDGDIIPYRDFVEKHKQNITHSRILCGKRVELGSFFSKLIRKGYLSTYIVEKLYWLFLPFFALDKARHIEEGLKLKKDSSLEKKLNKKRPMIIGCNFSCFKKDLEFINGFDEDYTSPSVGEDIDLTWRFQHFDIDSKSVRYLANTFHLYHPRTWNKQAVDNNNKIMKQKWDNEEFICYNGLIKKQKEKA; from the coding sequence ATGAGCAACTACGATAACATAACGATTTCAGTTATAGTTTCTGTATATAAAGATACTGAAGCGCTAGATTTAATCTTACATAGTTTACTAAATCAGACAATTGATGATTTTGAAATTATTATTTCAGAAGATTGCCAATCAACTGAAATGCAAACTTATTTAGAAAAATATAAAGATAATAAAAGAATAACTCACCTTTATCAAGAAGATAAAGGTTGGCAAAAGAATATTGCACTAAATAAAGCAGTTAGACAGGCAAAAGGCGAATATCTTATTTTTATTGATGGAGATATAATTCCATATAGAGATTTTGTGGAAAAACATAAACAAAATATAACCCATAGCAGAATACTTTGTGGGAAAAGGGTTGAACTAGGAAGTTTTTTTAGTAAACTTATAAGAAAAGGGTATTTAAGCACTTATATTGTTGAAAAATTATATTGGCTGTTTCTTCCATTTTTTGCACTTGATAAAGCAAGGCATATTGAAGAGGGATTAAAACTAAAAAAAGATTCTTCTTTGGAAAAAAAATTAAATAAAAAAAGACCAATGATTATTGGTTGTAACTTTTCATGTTTCAAAAAAGATTTAGAGTTTATTAATGGTTTTGATGAGGATTACACTTCTCCGTCAGTTGGTGAAGATATAGATTTAACATGGAGATTTCAACATTTTGATATTGATTCAAAATCAGTTAGATATTTGGCTAATACTTTTCATCTATACCACCCAAGAACATGGAATAAACAAGCAGTTGATAACAACAACAAAATCATGAAACAGAAATGGGACAATGAAGAGTTTATTTGTTACAATGGATTAATAAAAAAACAAAAGGAGAAAGCTTAA
- the rfbA gene encoding glucose-1-phosphate thymidylyltransferase RfbA gives MKGIILAGGSGTRLYPITKGVSKQLTPIYDKPMIYYPLSVLMLAGIKEILIISTPHDLPRFKDLLGDGSDLGIKFSYVEQPSPDGLAQAFILGEEFLAGDDACLILGDNIFYGHGIPQLLANSIKNAKEDNNATVFGYRVNDPERYGVAQFDENGNVTSIEEKPKEPKSNYAVIGLYFYPKDVVQKAKQVKPSERGELEITTLNQDFLDEGRLKVELMGRGYAWLDTGTHESMLEASTFIQTIEKRQGLKVACLEEIAYEMGYISKEKLIELAQPLKKNQYGQYLIKRANEGRMTK, from the coding sequence ATGAAAGGGATAATTTTAGCTGGAGGTAGTGGAACAAGACTATATCCAATTACAAAAGGAGTGAGTAAACAATTAACTCCAATATATGATAAACCGATGATTTATTATCCTCTTTCAGTTTTAATGCTAGCAGGGATAAAAGAGATTTTAATAATCTCTACTCCACATGATTTACCAAGATTTAAAGATCTTTTAGGTGATGGTTCAGATTTAGGTATTAAGTTTTCATATGTAGAACAACCAAGCCCTGATGGCTTAGCTCAAGCTTTTATTTTAGGTGAAGAGTTTTTAGCTGGAGATGATGCTTGTCTAATTTTAGGTGATAATATCTTTTATGGTCATGGTATTCCTCAACTTCTTGCAAACTCAATTAAAAATGCAAAAGAAGATAACAATGCTACTGTTTTTGGTTATAGAGTTAATGACCCAGAAAGATATGGAGTTGCGCAGTTTGATGAAAACGGAAATGTAACTTCAATAGAAGAAAAACCAAAAGAGCCAAAATCAAACTATGCAGTGATTGGTTTATACTTTTATCCTAAAGATGTGGTACAAAAAGCAAAACAAGTAAAACCATCAGAAAGAGGTGAACTTGAAATCACAACTTTAAATCAAGATTTCTTAGATGAAGGAAGATTAAAAGTAGAACTTATGGGTAGAGGATATGCTTGGCTTGATACAGGAACCCATGAAAGTATGCTAGAAGCTTCAACATTTATTCAAACAATTGAAAAAAGACAAGGATTAAAAGTAGCTTGTCTTGAAGAGATTGCTTATGAGATGGGTTATATCTCAAAAGAAAAATTAATAGAACTAGCTCAACCACTTAAAAAGAACCAATATGGACAATATCTGATTAAAAGAGCAAATGAAGGAAGAATGACAAAATGA
- the rfbC gene encoding dTDP-4-dehydrorhamnose 3,5-epimerase, translated as MNFIRTEIPDVVICEPKVFGDHRGYFVETFREDKLEEFLGFKIDFCQDNESKSSYGVLRGLHYQLAPHAQTKLVRVITGKVLDVAVDIRKGSPTFGKYVAVELSSENKRQLLVPRGFAHGFVVLSEEATFAYKVDSYYSPECDRGIAFDDKDINIDWQIPHDKLSLSDKDTKQPKFNETSDLFEYSVDYYKK; from the coding sequence ATGAATTTTATAAGAACAGAGATTCCAGATGTAGTTATTTGTGAACCTAAAGTATTTGGTGACCATAGAGGTTATTTTGTAGAAACATTTAGAGAAGATAAACTTGAAGAGTTTTTAGGATTTAAAATAGATTTTTGTCAAGATAATGAAAGTAAATCTTCATACGGAGTATTAAGAGGTTTACACTACCAATTAGCTCCTCATGCACAAACTAAACTAGTAAGAGTTATTACAGGGAAAGTATTAGATGTAGCAGTTGATATAAGAAAAGGTAGCCCTACTTTTGGAAAATATGTTGCTGTTGAATTAAGTAGTGAAAACAAAAGACAACTACTAGTACCTAGAGGTTTTGCCCATGGGTTTGTGGTACTAAGCGAAGAAGCAACTTTTGCATATAAAGTTGATAGCTATTATAGTCCAGAATGTGACAGAGGTATAGCTTTTGATGATAAAGATATTAATATAGATTGGCAAATTCCACATGATAAATTAAGCCTTTCAGACAAAGATACAAAGCAGCCAAAATTTAATGAAACTAGTGATTTATTTGAATATAGCGTAGACTATTATAAAAAATAG
- the rfbD gene encoding dTDP-4-dehydrorhamnose reductase, with amino-acid sequence MINILVTGSNGQLGSEIKALSKDYSYNFFFASKDKLDISNKDELAQLIEKNDFNVIINCAAYTAVDKAEEDYDNADRINNNAVKNLAQISKEKDIKFIHISTDYVFDGENFKPYVEDDKTSPKGVYGETKLAGEKTMIEVNPLNSIIIRTSWVYSYFGNNFVKTMLRLGEQKDSLGVIFDQVGTPTYAKDLAKAILDIVPTIKNDKVEIYNYSNEGVLSWYDFAKEIMKMAKLNCKINPLETKDYPTPAKRPHYSLLNKAKIKKDFKINIPYWKDSLDDCLRRLEVRK; translated from the coding sequence ATGATAAATATTTTAGTTACGGGTTCTAATGGACAATTAGGAAGTGAGATAAAAGCTCTTTCAAAAGACTATAGTTATAATTTCTTTTTTGCTTCTAAAGATAAACTTGATATTTCAAATAAAGATGAATTGGCACAATTGATTGAAAAAAATGATTTTAATGTAATAATAAACTGTGCTGCATATACTGCTGTTGATAAAGCAGAAGAAGATTATGATAATGCAGATAGAATAAATAATAATGCAGTTAAAAACTTGGCTCAGATTTCAAAAGAGAAAGATATAAAATTTATCCATATCTCAACAGATTATGTATTTGATGGTGAAAACTTCAAACCCTATGTGGAAGATGATAAAACAAGTCCTAAAGGTGTTTACGGAGAAACTAAACTAGCTGGTGAAAAAACTATGATTGAAGTAAATCCTTTAAACTCAATCATTATAAGAACATCTTGGGTTTACTCTTATTTTGGAAACAACTTTGTAAAAACTATGCTTAGATTAGGTGAACAAAAAGACTCTCTTGGAGTTATTTTTGACCAAGTTGGAACTCCAACTTATGCAAAAGATTTAGCAAAAGCAATTTTAGATATTGTCCCAACTATTAAAAATGATAAAGTTGAAATATATAATTACTCAAACGAAGGGGTTTTATCTTGGTATGATTTTGCTAAAGAGATTATGAAAATGGCAAAACTAAATTGTAAAATTAATCCTTTAGAAACAAAAGATTACCCAACACCAGCAAAAAGACCACACTATTCCCTTTTAAATAAAGCAAAAATAAAAAAAGATTTTAAAATAAATATCCCTTATTGGAAAGATAGTTTAGATGATTGTCTTAGAAGATTAGAGGTTAGAAAATAA